In Zingiber officinale cultivar Zhangliang chromosome 6A, Zo_v1.1, whole genome shotgun sequence, a single genomic region encodes these proteins:
- the LOC121997955 gene encoding probable flavin-containing monooxygenase 1 produces the protein METKERVAIIGGGISGLAAAKELRHLEPVVFEATDSIGGVWKHCCFRSTRLQTPRPNFEFTDFQWEDRTDPSFPTHTEILDYLHGYATRFGLWRLIRLQTKVVEVRFIGGGSEAGQFTELWGEKGRAIADRPVWEVGVVAGDSDSVQWFEFEFVVMCIGKYGDVANLPKFPHGKGPEVFRGKVLHTMDYCKLDEEAARELMKGKKVVIVGFKKSAIDMAVECAEVNQGEDGQPCTMVIRTLHWGVPSYYIWGLPFFLFFSTRFSQFLHERPNQGLLKSLACRLLSPLRTGVSKFIESYLVWKLPLDKYGLRPEHPFVEDYASCQMATLPENFFAEADQGRIRFEKSNQWCFWEGGVILDDDTKLEADVVLLATGYDGKKKLTSVLPDHYGGLIVDSSGVMPLYRGTIHPLIPHMAFVGYIESVANLHTSELRCKWLGSLLRGKFELPTVEEMFRRTREEVEVMKRTTRFYRRHCISTFSIGHSDGLCQDMGWRSWRKTNWFAEAFAGYGNQDYIEKEEEEKEDDSYKYE, from the exons ATGGAAACGAAAGAACGAG TGGCCATCATTGGTGGCGGCATCAGTGGGCTGGCCGCCGCCAAGGAGCTCCGGCACCTGGAGCCGGTGGTTTTCGAAGCCACCGACTCCATCGGAGGCGTGTGGAAGCACTGCTGCTTCCGGTCGACCCGGCTTCAGACGCCGCGGCCAAACTTCGAGTTCACCGACTTCCAGTGGGAGGACCGGACCGACCCAAGCTTCCCCACGCACACCGAGATTCTGGACTACCTCCACGGCTACGCCACCCGCTTCGGCCTGTGGAGACTCATCAGGTTGCAGACCAAGGTGGTGGAGGTCCGCTTTATCGGCGGAGGCTCCGAGGCCGGCCAGTTCACCGAGCTGTGGGGGGAGAAAGGGCGGGCCATCGCCGACCGGCCTGTGTGGGaggtcggagtcgtcgccggagacTCCGACTCTGTTCAG TGGTTTGAGTTCGAGTTCGTAGTGATGTGCATCGGCAAGTACGGCGATGTGGCAAACCTGCCGAAGTTTCCTCACGGGAAGGGCCCGGAGGTCTTCCGAGGCAAGGTCCTGCACACCATGGATTACTGCAAGCTCGACGAGGAAGCCGCAAGAGAACTGAtgaaggggaagaaggtggtgaTCGTCGGCTTCAAGAAATCCGCCATCGACATGGCCGTGGAATGCGCTGAAGTAAACCAAG GGGAAGATGGTCAGCCATGCACGATGGTGATAAGGACCCTCCATTGGGGTGTGCCGTCCTACTACATTTGGGGTTtgcctttcttcctcttcttctccacaagGTTCTCTCAGTTCCTCCATGAAAGGCCAAATCAAGGACTCCTGAAATCTCTTGCCTGCCGCCTGTTATCCCCACTG AGGACGGGAGTGTCCAAGTTTATTGAGTCTTACCTTGTATGGAAACTTCCCCTGGATAAATACGGGCTGAGACCAGAGCATCCTTTCGTGGAGGATTATGCTTCGTGTCAGATGGCGACCTTGCCGGAGAACTTCTTCGCGGAGGCGGATCAGGGACGGATCCGGTTCGAGAAGTCAAACCAGTGGTGTTTCTGGGAAGGCGGCGTCATCTTGGATGACGACACCAAGTTGGAGGCGGATGTTGTGCTGCTGGCCACCGGCTACGACGGCAAGAAGAAGCTGACCTCTGTGCTCCCCGACCATTACGGTGGACTGATCGTCGACTCCTCCGGCGTCATGCCGCTTTACCG GGGAACGATCCATCCTCTGATCCCGCACATGGCCTTCGTGGGGTACATCGAGAGCGTGGCGAACCTGCACACGTCGGAGCTGCGGTGCAAGTGGCTGGGGAGCCTTCTCCGGGGAAAGTTCGAACTGCCAACCGTGGAGGAGATGTTCCGTCGGACgcgggaggaggtggaggtgatgAAGAGGACGACGCGATTCTACCGCCGGCACTGCATCTCCACCTTCAGCATTGGGCACAGCGACGGGCTGTGCCAAGACATGGGCTGGCGCTCGTGGAGGAAGACAAATTGGTTCGCCGAAGCCTTCGCCGGATACGGCAACCAGGACTACATagaaaaggaggaggaagaaaaagaagacgaCTCCTACAAATATGAATAA